In the genome of Fretibacterium sp. OH1220_COT-178, the window TTGGCCGCGAACAGCCTCAGAAACAGCCTGCACGTCCTGCGCAGGGCCCTGCCGGACAACTGCGAGGTGGACCGAAGATCCCTTCTCGTGAAGGGGATCGTCAAGGACCTCGACCGCATCCCGAAGCTGGAGGACCCATCGGTCCCCATCGGCCCGACCTTCCTCGACGAGCCCCTACAGGGCTTCGACGCTCTGGGGGGCCCCGAGTTCGACGCCTGGCTCGGCCTGACGCGGAACATACTGAGGGGGCGGGTTGCGGAAAGCCTCAGGACTCGGGCCGCCGCCTGCTACGAACGGGGGCGCTTCGACGGGCGGACGGAGGCCCTGTCCGCGCTGCTCACGCTGGACCCCTTCGACGAGGACTCCGTTTTGGAGCTCATGGAATCCTGGCACGAACGGGGGTACACCGCAAAGGCCGTCTCGCTCTACGAGAATTTTCGGACGCGGATGCAGTCCGAGATCGGAATCGGTCCCAGCAGCCGAGCGGAGGCCTTCCTCCGCAGGATCGCCGGGGGTACCGCAGCCTCCCAGCCCATCGGGGAGCGTTTCTGCTGCAGGGAGGCGGAGGTGGAGCGGATCGTGAGCTTCCTCTCCGACGGGAGGCGGGAGCTGAAACTCGTCCTCGTCCACGGCGAGGCGGGGATCGGCAAGACATCCCTCGTGAACCGCGCTCTCGCCCTGAACGCGGCGAGAGGGACGGACATCCTCGCCGCGCGCCCCGAACTTCTGGGACCGCCCGCCCCCTACTCCGCCTGGAACGGCCTGATCGCACACATGGGAAAGAGGCTGGAGGAGCGCGGCATTCCCGTCGCCCCCTCGGATCGTTCCGCGCTGTCGGGGACCTTTTACGGTTTCTCGCGCAGGGACGTGAGCCCCGGCACCGGGGGACCGCCCTCTCCCACCCCCTTCGGGCTGGGGCGGATCGTATCCCGGCTGCTCGACTCCCTGGCCTCCAACACACGCCTGATCCTTGTGCTGGAGGACCTCCATGAGTTCGACCTCCAGTCCCTGCTGTTGCTGGAGGCCGTCCTGACAAAGATGGAATCGGCCCTCACGGTGCTCCTCACGACCCGTCCGGAGGGTGCCGCAGCCATCGGCGAAATGCTGGACAGGCTCAAGCCCTCCCTCCCCCACCGCTCCCTCCGAATCCCGCTCGGCCCTCTGGACCCGGCGGAGACGCTGAAGTTCTGCCGCAGCTTTCTGCCGGACGACCTCGTCTCCCTCAAGGGAGCGGAGTATTTCGTGAGGGGGAGCGAAGGGATTCCGCTCCTCCTGGCCGAGATGCTGCGCTCCCTGTCCGAGGACCCCGACGGCGATCCCTCCGCCGGGCTCGCCAAGACCATCATGGCGCGGATGAAGGACCTCTCCCCGACTCAACGCCGACTTCTGGAAGCACTCTCCGCATTCCGAGGGTCCGGTTCCCTGGAGGACGTCGCACTGTTTCTGAACCTCTCCCCCGGCGAGCTCGTCGAGCCGATGGAGGGCTTGCTCCGCAAGAAGCTCATCCATGAGACGGCCGACGGCGACCGCCTGCTGGCGGACTTCTGCCACGCCAACGTTCGGGACTGCGTTTACGAGTCCCTCCCAGGCTTCAAGCGGCGCGAGTTCCACCGGCGCATCGCGGAGATCCTGAGCGCGCGGTACTCCCCGCGGGTCTGGAACCCGACGCTCAGCGCGGCGCTCCGACACCACTACCGTATGGCCGGGCTCCGGACCGATGAACTGAAGCTCCACCTCAGCGAGATGAGCTTCCACATCGCCCTGAACCACACCCTTTTCCCGCTGATCGAGGATCGGGTGCTGCATTCGTGTTCGATTCCCTTCGGAGGTCGGGAGGAGACGGAGTTCAAGATCGCGCAGGTCCGGGAGCTGCTGGGCGAGACCGAGGGAACCGAGTCCGTCGAGAGGACGCGCATGGAGGCCTCGTTCCTGGAGCTCTGGGGCGGCTACCGCATCAACTGGGGCGATTACCGACCGGGGCGCGCCCTGATCGAGCGCGCCCTGGCGCTCTCCCGGCAGCACGGATTCGACGAGATCCGCCTGCACTGCCTGGAG includes:
- a CDS encoding ATP-binding protein, with the translated sequence MEAWHGTRPTGSPDPMTVCLHFFGEPQAERDGKRIAIPLKKAEALLFYAALEGRVPRDRAKLLFWGDKDEALAANSLRNSLHVLRRALPDNCEVDRRSLLVKGIVKDLDRIPKLEDPSVPIGPTFLDEPLQGFDALGGPEFDAWLGLTRNILRGRVAESLRTRAAACYERGRFDGRTEALSALLTLDPFDEDSVLELMESWHERGYTAKAVSLYENFRTRMQSEIGIGPSSRAEAFLRRIAGGTAASQPIGERFCCREAEVERIVSFLSDGRRELKLVLVHGEAGIGKTSLVNRALALNAARGTDILAARPELLGPPAPYSAWNGLIAHMGKRLEERGIPVAPSDRSALSGTFYGFSRRDVSPGTGGPPSPTPFGLGRIVSRLLDSLASNTRLILVLEDLHEFDLQSLLLLEAVLTKMESALTVLLTTRPEGAAAIGEMLDRLKPSLPHRSLRIPLGPLDPAETLKFCRSFLPDDLVSLKGAEYFVRGSEGIPLLLAEMLRSLSEDPDGDPSAGLAKTIMARMKDLSPTQRRLLEALSAFRGSGSLEDVALFLNLSPGELVEPMEGLLRKKLIHETADGDRLLADFCHANVRDCVYESLPGFKRREFHRRIAEILSARYSPRVWNPTLSAALRHHYRMAGLRTDELKLHLSEMSFHIALNHTLFPLIEDRVLHSCSIPFGGREETEFKIAQVRELLGETEGTESVERTRMEASFLELWGGYRINWGDYRPGRALIERALALSRQHGFDEIRLHCLEHMGHRFLQTDESARLKDTGRAIVHLAKRLGKEHHMGLGLRFLGVHRMIERDFEGAERILAHSAALFEDLSLLGRNYTLNLLAPRCYIGETRQWRGDPDGAMEHFCACIERCSDAGFFWGLSHFHAHAADAALDMGCWNLARDHIEEGVTLFESCRGGHCGSLLYSLKAILDARDNRPDDVRTSLEKGDRLSAIGKRSWCAAQLMAKAWAASMAERGELDGERLGPLPGTPQSYAGESAALYSAIGAERRARFVRRTFGVE